In Gadus chalcogrammus isolate NIFS_2021 chromosome 1, NIFS_Gcha_1.0, whole genome shotgun sequence, one DNA window encodes the following:
- the si:ch211-210c8.6 gene encoding uncharacterized protein si:ch211-210c8.6 has protein sequence MRISHIHVILQGLLDLIMGSTIVKCAVADLGIQWAGWAVAAAFKTEKFYDLAGSGTFILLAHLSHLWGGAGHVRQNVQTGLVTAWGIRLGTFLFMRILKDGQDRRFNNVRDKPGTFFVYWSIQAVWVFMTLLPTLMLNAERRDVPVGVRDYIGWGVWGLGFVTQAVADQQKWFFKRDPNNAGKFIQHGLWAYSRHPNYLGEILQWSGLWLSASSVMQGPQYLSAVSPLFVWFLLRHVSGVPILEKQALKKWGSDPAFQSYVQNTPLLWPFPRF, from the exons ATGAGAATATCTCATATTCATGTGATACTCCAAGGACTGCTGGACCTGATTATGGGGAGCACGATTGTCAAATGTGCGGTTGCCGATTTGGGCATCCAGTGGGCTGGATGGGCTGTGGCGGCAGCCTTTAAAACGGAGAAGTTCTATGACCTGGCAG GATCAGGAACATTTATACTGCTAGCCCACCTGAGTCACCTGTGGGGCGGGGCTGGCCACGTCCGGCAGAATGTGCAAACCGGCCTGGTGACCGCATGGGGAATCAG GTTGGGGACATTCCTGTTCATGCGTATCCTGAAGGACGGCCAGGACCGCAGGTTCAACAACGTCAGAGACAAGCCTGGGACCTTCTTCGTATACTGGAGCATTCAAG ctgtgtgggtgtttatgACCCTGCTGCCCACACTGATGCTCAATGCTGAGAGGCGGGATGTGCCCGTGGGTGTGAGGGATTACATTGGCTGGGGCGTCTGGGGCCTGGGCTTCGTCACTCAGGCTGTGGCCGACCAGCAGAAGTGGTTCTTCAAGCGTGACCCAAATAATGCT GGAAAATTCATCCAGCACGGACTGTGGGCCTACAGCCGCCACCCCAACTACCTGGGAGAGATCCTGCAGTGGTCGGGCCTCTGGCTCTCCGCCTCGTCCGTCATGCAGGGCCCCCAGTACCTGAGCGCGGTGTCGCCCCTCTTTGTGTGGTTCCTGCTCCGCCACGTCAGCGGGGTGCCCATCTTGGAGAAGCAGGCCCTGAAGAAGTGGGGATCAGACCCGGCCTTCCAGAGCTACGTGCAGAACACCCCTCTGCTCTGGCCCTTTCCTCGGTTCTAA